The Struthio camelus isolate bStrCam1 chromosome 5, bStrCam1.hap1, whole genome shotgun sequence genome has a segment encoding these proteins:
- the LOC104153759 gene encoding alpha-1-antitrypsin-like, which translates to MKASLPLCLLVAALHPTICSLPQPRHHNGEHKVTYPQEQRPHGEDPGGSYHRIVPSNADFAFRFYRQATTEAPSRNVFFSPVSISVGFALLALGSRSATQTQVLEGLAFNLTEIREEEIHNGFRHLLLALNRPDSQTQLSMGSALFMDKHLKPLKKFLKDSKKLYKAKVISSNFQNSTEAESEINDYIKNKTHGKVNQTVEDLDPDILMVLVNYIYFKAYWENPFNIKGTHKDYFYVNEKTSVEVEMMSRDGFYKSYSDRKLSCEVVQIPYKGDVAALFILPNKGKMKRLEDALTKDTVSKWEKSLERRRIEVYIPKLSLYGTYDLKKMFRNLGVTDVFSDHADLSGIIGESDLKVSKAAHKALLNIHENGTEAAGSTYAEFIPHSVPPVVKFNRPFLLLVVDQYTQSILFMGKIINPTEK; encoded by the exons ATGAAAGCCTCCCTTCCCCTGTGTTTGCTGGTGGCTGCACTTCACCCCACCATCTgcagcctgccccagcccaggcACCACAACGGAGAGCACAAGGTGACTTACCCCCAGGAGCAGCGTCCCCACGGGGAAGATCCTGGTGGGTCCTACCACAGGATAGTCCCCAGCAACGCTGACTTTGCCTTCAGGTTTTACAGGCAAGCAACCACAGAGGCTCCCAGCAggaatgttttcttctctccagtcAGCATCTCTGTTGGCTttgccctgctggccctgggctccaGATCTGCTACCCAGACTCAGGTGCTGGAAGGGCTCGCCTTTAACCTCACCGAGATCCGGGAGGAGGAGATACACAACGGCTTTCGTCATCTCCTTCTCGCACTGAACCGCCCTGACAGCCAGACGCAGCTGAGTATGGGGAGCGCCCTGTTCATGGACAAACACCTCAAGCCACTGAAAAAGTTTCTGAAGGACAGCAAAAAGCTGTATAAAGCAAAAGTTATTTCTAGTAACTTTCAGAATTCCACTGAAGCTGAAAGTGAGATCAATGATTATATAAAGAACAAAACCCACGGGAAGGTAAACCAAACAGTTGAAGACCTTGATCCAGATATTTTAATGGTTCTTGTTAACTATATTTACTTCAAAG CCTACTGGGAAAATCCTTTCAATATTAAGGGGACTCATAAGGATTATTTCTATGTGAATGAGAAGACTTCGGTCGAAGTGGAGATGATGAGTCGAGATGGGTTTTATAAAAGCTACTCCGACAGAAAGCTTTCTTGTGAGGTGGTGCAGATTCCTTACAAGGGAGATGTGGCGGCATTATTTATCCTGCccaacaaaggaaaaatgaaacgaTTGGAGGATGCCCTTACGAAAGACACTGTGTCTAAATGGGAAAAATCACTTGAAAGACG GAGGATAGAAGTGTATATTCCAAAACTATCTCTTTATGGCACCTATGACTTAAAGAAGATGTTCAGGAATCTGGGTGTAACTGATGTGTTTTCTGACCATGCTGATTTGTCTGGAATCATAGGAGAGTCTGATCTAAAGGTTTCAAAA GCTGCTCACAAGGCCCTGCTGAATATCCATGAAAATGGCACAGAGGCGGCAGGAAGCACTTACGCAGAATTCATTCCTCATTCTGTTCCTCCTGTTGTTAAATTTAATCGTCCATTTTTGCTGTTGGTTGTTGATCAATATACTCAGAGCATCCTGTTCATGGGAAAAATTATAAATCCTACTGAAAAATGA